The Osmerus eperlanus unplaced genomic scaffold, fOsmEpe2.1 SCAFFOLD_190, whole genome shotgun sequence genome has a segment encoding these proteins:
- the LOC134015855 gene encoding LOW QUALITY PROTEIN: SH2 domain-containing protein 1A-like (The sequence of the model RefSeq protein was modified relative to this genomic sequence to represent the inferred CDS: inserted 2 bases in 2 codons), with amino-acid sequence MDLVPVYHGPISKETXERLLGEDGRDGSYLIRNSESKPGVYCLCVLCKGLVYTYRLHQGEDGSWTADTSPGVEKRFFRKIRNLISAFQKPAXGIAMPLLYPITVQNNYARKQDGLI; translated from the exons ATGGACTTGGTGCCAGTGTACCACGGACCTATCAGCAAAGAGA GGGAGAGGcttctgggagaggatggtcgGGATGGCAGTTATCTGATACGAAACAGTGAATCCAAGCCTGGCGTTTACTGCTTGTGTGTTCT GTGCAAAGGCTTAGTGTACACCTATAGGCTACATCAAGGTGAGGATGGATCATGGACTGCAGAC ACCTCCCCCGGTgttgaaaagcgttttttccGGAAAATCCGGAACTTGATCTCAGCCTTCCAGAAGCCAG CAGGCATCGCCATGCCCCTCCTTTACCCAATCACTGTGCAGAACAACTACGCCAGGAAACAGGATGGCTTGATTTAG